Genomic DNA from Prunus persica cultivar Lovell chromosome G1, Prunus_persica_NCBIv2, whole genome shotgun sequence:
aaacccaaaattaaGAGGGCCGGAACTACTTAAGAGTACTAAGATTCAGATTAGAGCGCATGAAAGGGATTTGAGATCAacaatggttggtgtatgggGATTCTCTTTCCGGTTCAAATGGCATAGTTCGATTCTGGAATGTGAGGATCCATTTGTTTAGACTGTTACAATTCATACATGTCGATATTTTAACGACACGAAGCGAAGGATGATCAAACAAATTTTTGCATACATTTATGGGAAAATTCATTTGAAATGTAATTTTGCTCTTTACTTGGATTTGGATACTTCTGTCTATTGTATGAGGTTTAACAACTATTACCCCATATCAAACCTAACTTTATTATGTGTTTAATAATGGTCTTCGTTGAATGTATAGTCAACAAAACAAGCTGAGCTTAACCCACACACGTTGATATCACAACCATACAATACAAAGTTACAGACAAATTCCATCATCTCTTTCACACTTGCTAGCTGGCTTTTCTGAACTTTAGACGACAGCCATTCATGGTGATGGTGGTTCTCTTTCCACCACTCCCAGATTGTTTTTCCAGTTGATAATTAcagatataaatatataaataaagtcAAATTACCcataattaattttcaattatttttggtttttaagttAGTAACTTCACTGTTACGAAAAGGGTTTCAATTGAAAgtctcaaaaagaaaacaagtaaGCAAAATATCAGTGGAGAGAGAGCAAGTTGGCACCTTTAAACTTGAATGTGGATCAATGGAGAATCTTGAAAGCGTGGACTCTGAATCTCTTCTCATAAGTCttgaagagagagtgagaccaaggtaaaaaagaagagtttgagttttgctacaaattaaacaataagCGTGGTGATTGATCTGTCTCAAGATTTAAAGGCTTATTAAGCAAACAAGCCTAATTCAGACTTAGCTGGGGCGATGTCAAGTCTTGCTAATTTACGTGCCCTCCTATGTTATGGAATATTgtaatcaaatattaaaattgcaattgtttttctctcttcacTTTCATCGGTCGTCACATAGTCCCTCTCTTCTTGTGTCCTTCCATGCCATCCATTGGTCGGATAGCCTCTCTTGTTGGCTCCATGCCATGTACCAGGACTTAACATAGATTCTAAATTGATTATAACAGCCGCACTAATCAACAGCCGACAATGACTCGTGATATTAACATTTACTTTATTGaaacatatttatacattaaaattagaaaaagtcAAACTCATACATTAGTTTATTTACATACAAACACAATGCCCTTCCAGAAAgggattcctatttagactgTAGTTCAATAATCTATACCGTGCATTTAACCTAGCcaaataagaaattatttaACTATTATAGCATCATGAAATTTGACCCCTTTCCCGGCCAAGTTCACCGAGAAAAGACTTTATAGATATATGCATTTGTAAAAGAGCTTATAGCTCAATGGCTAAGATCATTCTTCGCTTCCTCATCCCCCATTATGGCTTGTATCAAAAGGAAATATGTATGTACATCCGACTCTATGATTATGAATCTCAATAATTTTTGTCTCTTTTTTATGCAAGCGTTATTAGGGAAGGAGGGAATCGAACAATGACCTCGTGTATAGAAATaatactcttaaccacttgagctacaaaccTATTACATAATTTGTGTATATTTTGCATCACTGTGTGGTATAATATGTTGCATCACTGCGTGGGTTTACTCTAATAAAACAACGACAATAGTTTTATAGCCTTACTCTTTGATACTACTGCGAAAGATTGTCATCGGATcgagacaaaaaataaattttagtaGTGTTTATGTAGTAATACGGCCAAAGGCAAAATagtaaattacattttttttcttcttcttttgacgATAATAATAGAACATTTAAAGAATTTTATGGCTCTTTTCTTGTCATCCATCTTTTTGTTTAGATTGTTAACATTCAGACGTCCATGCCAGGAGggaaagacaaaagaaaaaacgcTATTTCATATGTGAGCAAAAGGcatatatgaaataaaaacaaaagaatgagGCCAAAATGTAATTATGGATTGAGTGAATTttaaataacaataattaTAGGGGACCCTAAGTTTGTTTGTCAATGATGCATTAGTAGTATGCATATAGTATGTTTGTGAGATAATAGTATTCTACACAAATAATACGGAAAGCATCATCTCATCCTGCAAGCGGTGCCTCAGTGCCCTCATTCCTGCATTAtaggtttttctttctttctttttgttgtcaaTTAGGAAAGGGAGGATGATTTTTTCTCACACACTTCTAAGGTAGTATGAGATTCGGATCAGAGACTATTGATCTTCAAGTGCTCTTTTCCACTAGACTAGAGGCCGTTTGCTATAGTTTTCTTCAATCTTCATAATCTTTTTCATGTATGGCACAAGTTAAACCTAGAGTTTAGGAAAAGGTTGATGAGCAACAGACTTTAGTCAAAGGATTGAGATGAAATCTTCGGAGAGCATGAATGAAAAGGAATTTTGAGAAAGGTTTTATGTAAAAGAGGACAATATGTCTTTATCTTATTCCCTTTCATTGTTCGGAGTACAACATTTCTAGTATTTTCCATAGCAAATGCTAAACTTTTAGGTCAACTAagctaataatttattttcagaCTCATAGAATGATATACAAACACACATATAAATTCCAATAAACTCTACAAATTATCTATTTCATCAATCATATCCTAAATATAGAGTCATTGAATGCCGACGCGAGGTAAGGTTCAACGTTACTCATAGCTTCGAAAACAGTGGTTTTATCTTATCCTCACCCTCATATGAGGTAAGGTTCCTTCTCCCATTTGCGGTTGAGAGAGTAAGGTTCAATTAGTCCAACAACCGAGCCCGCATGTGTAAAGAAATTTGCCTAATCCCTTAATCCTATCGCTCAtttgtcaaaaacaaaaacacgtGTTATCAGAGAAGGGGGATTCGAACATATAATCTTATAAGGAGCAAAATAACTGCtattaaccacttgagctaaAAACTTATTGCTAAAAAAACCTCATTGTTGATAGGGCCACAGGAGTGGAGTTATGCCAAGACCATTAAGGCAAAAGAAGAATCTAATAATTAACCAACCAGTGGGGATTCCTGTATTATCTTACAATGGAGGATTTGATGTAGAAATTAGATTGGCAGTGTTTGCACCTGAAAAATAGTCGCTGGCGACACGTCAGCGTGTGCGAGAGGAGCACGGCCAAAGCCAACGCAACAATGATTAAACAGaataaactaataaaataatataaataataaataaatgcagACATAAACAACATGCTCCTTTGTTGTTGTGAGACGAGTCGACCATGtacaaatacacaaaaatatattatctAGAGTTGCAAAGACGTCAAACCTCTGACCAAAGGAGGTGGACCGAAACTGCGTCCAGGTTCAATGAATCTAAATGCGTTGAATTTCCCAATTCAGTATTAAAGTGCATGTTGTTGGTGTGACGATGAGAAGATAAAGCCATCGCCATTGCTGCAGTGGAAAGAGAAGGAGTCTATACAGAAACACATGTACAGATAGATGATGTGCATGTGTTTTCTTCGTGTTGGTTTGCACGATATTGCAGTTGAGTTTCTTCATTTTAATTGCAAAATATTAGATTGTCTTGTATTAAATGAATtcgtttttaattaaatatttaagcAGTAATGATGATAAGAGATTTACCGGTGAACAAAAGCACGATCTCCGGACAAATTTACTCCCAAAGACATGCGGGGTTGATTAGGGACAAACAGCAGCTTTTCAAGGCGCTCTTCCTTTTGTCGGCGGGCTCGGAGAGAGCCCTGGTCATAAGTAGGAGAGAAACTTTCATGCAACGGGGATAATACTTTCTGCTATTCCTGATCAAATAGTAAAATGACACGTGGGATAACATTTTATTACATTATTGGTTGGAGATAGCAAAATAATACCATCTCCATCACAAAAGAGTTTTTTTTGAAGGAGTGGACTATgctttctcatttttttttaaatccctTTATTATATCTATAGGATATGGAAAGAGGtaacaagaaaaaatgataaatttaaGTTTTCGCCCCCGCCCCATAAACATTGAATCCTTGTTCCGCCCTTGTTTGCGAGGGAAGCTGGACTCGACCCATATTTGGGCTGAAAGTCCACATAAGCCTTCATGGTAAAAAGAAGAGGGAGCTTCTACAATGAGGAGTTTAGAGTGAGGAGTTTATTTGAGGAGTTCAATCCCGCTATTGAACTATTTAAAATGTTTAAGTccattgatttttttacatTTGTTGATGGTGGAATTGAACTTCTCAAATAAACTCCTCACTCTAAACTCCTCATTATAGTCTtttcgaaaagaaaaaaaggctaTCAAAATCAACTTGTTGGTTTAGGTATTCCCAATCAATCATACCCAATTACATGCTACTATGGTTGTTACTGCTGTACTAGCCCAAGGAACACACACAATCAATCCATTGGTATCCTAGTCCCAAGTCAGACGACTAATTTACATAAATGATGTACATGTATTTTCTTGTGTATGCGTTGCATGTTAGCATGCACGATATTACAGTTGAGgttgttctttttatttgccaaaagaaatttagaatAAGACTGATTAGGCCGCGATAGAAGAACACGATACATCGTTTTGcttgtttttgtgttgttttgtctattttttgtttattattgatacttgagatttttttatttataaaaatggaGTCGAGGCTTGGGTTTTTGTGGGGTGTAGTTTTTAGGTGTTTTGAAGCCTGGTTGGTATAATTGGCCCGTTTAAAAATCAACTTGGTTTATTTCTAGAGTTTGGGTATTGTagtctgttttttttataaattgggCTCGAGTGAATCTTATATGTGGAGCCTACCTTTATTAGATAGTAAAAAATAGAACCCCAATAAAAGCATTGGACCATGGGTTCACCAAAAATAAGTTTTGTGTTGGGAAGCTATCAAGAATTCTACAATGAGGGCTTTATATATGGCCCTTAGATGAGATCTTATCTCTTAATTGTTGgatcatattaattaatttaattcaacaattaagAGATAAGGTCTCACTTAAAGGCTATGTATAAAGCCCccactatagaatgactcgAGAATCAATGGTCTGAACTTGTATGTGACAACAATGTGTCCAAACTTGTATGTAGATGCATTGTTTCCAATAAGAGCTAGGCACCCAAAGTAAATCGATTCGAGAGGCCCAAACCACTAATCGAATTGACGCTTTTAGTGAAGTACATTCTGTCGCTGAAGCCAAACCACCCCATCGAAAAATTGTAGTTCTCAATTCATTGAATAGACGGTTCGATGTTGGGTTAATTTCAGTTTCCGAACTGATGACaacagatgaagaagaagacgacaaacatagagatgatgatgtTGAATCTACaaatggagaaaagaaaatgatgctTGTTGGTCTGGTTGGGCTTGAGAGAAGAAGAGCGAGATgaagagaaatgaagaaaagagagaaggagacAGAGGATGTTAGGATAAAATGTAAGAATGGCTTAGGGTTTTAAGCTTTAACCCTAACATTTACAAAGACAACGAAGCTAGGAAACTTGTAAGTATGTTCACTATATTTAAAAAGCACAAGGAGGTTCATTAGTGTAGTGGTGTTACATTTGGAGATAGGGGTTGATTCCTCTTGGCTTCAAGGCCTCTAAATattatggaatttttttagactggTTTCAAGTGAACCGGCCGGTTTGCTAGAGTTACTGTTTCAGCCGAGTtatattttcaacaaaatctaAACCTAGGTTATCTTTTCAGTAAACAAAGGAGATATCATTAAGATAAACAAATgataacaaaaatttgaatttagtgGATTCTTTTGCAAAGTCATAAtccttaaaaataaatgtggaCATTGGTgccaaaaactcaaaactgacTACACCGAACTAGTCCAATCAATAATTTACGTATAAGGGCCCTATATTTTATACCAACTGATTCAAATTGTGAAAAGAAACCGAATTGAATAATTCTCAAATTATGGAAAAGCAAACAAGACTGAGTATTATTAATTCTCTCATAAATTAACATTTGAAAAAACATGTAATTCTCTTATGCAGATTTAGAATGTTATTTGGTTTATTTTGATGAAGTAGAAATAGAAAATGTGAGTTCATGTAACTCAAGTAGTTAACAACATAGTTGTGTTCAATTCTCCCATGTATTGtttgtataaattaattaattaattaaagagatttcaataaataaataaaagagaggCTATTTTAAAACCTAAGAACCAAATAAGGGTGTTGGCCCGAAGAAGACAGTGAAAAATAGGTAAGAAATAAACTTTCTCACCATAGAACGACTCAATTAACCAATACCAAAAAGAAACTGGTCAGTTGCAAAGGACCCATTAGTATAGTGGTTTGGAAAATTTATTCCCTCAGGCAAGATCCGGGGTTCGAATCCTAACATCCGTGTTTTGTGtatgagtttaatatgctatcacCCCTTTCAATAAGAAAggtcctcaaaaaaaaaaaaaaaagactggTCAGTTTGGGTCCAGTAGCATATTGTATTTTATGTCAAACATAAATGAAGAGGGAGAAAAACTTCTATATCTCTTATCAATCTCGTTCGGTCGTGCGCAATAACTTTTTTACTTAATAGGAGGATAGCAAAACTGTATTATTCCCGTGATATACAAATCCTTTCTCTCATGAAGAGGggtaaaaattagaaattcttCTTGTATTGTAAATTCTAACTATGATACATCAACATCACTTCGAATTGGCGataggaaaaggaaaacacaTCACCATCAATATGGCTACAGCTCACATGATGATCAAACACACCAACGCAAAAAACACACCCCCATGGCCTCTTTTATTGTTTATGGAGGACCACCTTTTGGAATGTTTTACCCACAACGGAGGTAATGGCAAATATTAAAATTGGATCCACTTTTGCTTCCATATGGGGTAACCTTAGAATGAATGGATTCAAGAGGGTAATAACTCtgcttttttcacttttgaaatgCTTTCCATCACTGCAGATGGTGACACGTGTCCTCTAACTGTTACCATCTTTGTCTCTAGGTCGATACTGAATGATGTAACTCCTGGTATAACaagaattattaaaaaataaaataaaatcccaaAAGTATTAATCATTTGCTTAATGTAAAAACTACCCCTTAAACCACCACTTATTAGCGCATGCTAATTGCACttttataaagaaattttcattatttttagggagattcactattatactcaatataggggcccaaattataaaaaaaacctatatgaaatgaattttagaaacacacccaaagctcatttacaatataacaaagaGGTTTCGAACttcatataaattacaaagCTGCCAtcgattttttaaaacaagcccaactccaaaactcattaaaaaataaaaaacgaaaACACTCAGTAGGGCATTAAAGTAATcacaattaaattcaataaggcttgctgtcattttttgagttttttcgggtttgtttatagaaattaaatggtgtagggtATCTATATCACTTGTGCTAAGAATaggtatataactaaatatctcttattTTTATCGTATTAGCACATATTAGTAAACCTTTTATAATGCAATTAATGTCAACAAAtccaaggaaaaaagaaacacaagaaaatgaaagaagtaAGGAGAAAAAGGCCTTTGAATTAATGTTGACACATTGATGTAGCAAGCAAAGGCGTACGTACCTTCCATTTTAGAAAGATGTTTCTTCACTTTACCAGCACATCCTTGACAGTGAATAGAAACTCTCATAACAACCACCTGCAACAACCAACATGTATAACACATTGTTGTCCCTTCTCACCATATAATAAGAAGAGCATTTCGAATAGTATTCATATTCATGGTTGGAAAATTTGATGAACTTGgtaaataaaagtaattaaTCTTTACCTGGAATACATTGTCGTCGGCGGATGAAGGCCGGACTGAATCTGAATGAGAGGACGGTCTTTTTTCGATCGTCTTTGAGGACATTGGCTGCTGATGGgtaagaggaagaagatcatGATGATGATCAGCTCCTACTTGTTTGCTGGTGGACGGCATAATTAATAAGGGCGATATTTTGCCATGATCATGAAcatgatgaggaggaggaggagaagtgAGGAGCCTGGAGTAGTAGTATTTGTTGCTGTTGAGCAGTGATCTTGTGTAGTGTGTGCGATTGaaattaatatcaaaattattattaagacTACTAGTGGATGATCTTCTAGGCACCATAACTGAGCGAGCATCGGCTCTACTCATACAAACGGCGGTCGCTGCCGGAGACTGGCACATGAAGCCCCTcatgatcatcatcttcttatccTTCTTCTCCTTAGTACTAGTAGAACTGTTTTTTATGTTCATGGCTAGCtatctagagagagagagagagagagagagagagagagagagagagagataaggtAGCATTGGATAGGAAGGATTAGCTAAGTGGtaagttttatattaaagCAAATAGTAAAAGGATACAGAATGTATTTGAATGTTTTGTCAAGGTTAGGTTAGCCAGCTGGTAAAGGTAAATAACAGTAgagtgtatgtatatatatagtaatgTAAGAAGCATATATACAAAGAAgtagatatatataaatgatatgAGAAAGTACTAAAAGTCTGAAACATGCTGTGTTTATGAGTTAGCTAACAGCAGGAGGGTTTGGCAGGCATTGCAGTTGCATTGCCAGTTTCATTTCTAGTACTCCACTACACTCTGTGTTTTGAATGACTCCAACCATCCTGTCTTTTCTCTATTTAATGGTCCCTTCCCTTCAGAGACATTGCCTATATTCATATTTATCTCATGAAAACGACTCTAGTTGACTCCATCGATCCAATAATACCccatctctatctctctctctctctctctctctctctctctctctctctatatatatatatatatatatatatatcttatgattaaatactttttttttgttactgtgtttttcaaagtttataatttatagaCATTTCGTTATCTTCCGTTAagtaaagtttttattttaaattttttaagaagCACCTTTAGACTTCCTCTAACTCAACGAGTTAGGATATATTGTGCTATTAGGAGTTATCATATTGAGAGAAATCTtgggttgaaattgaaattgtgaGGTatatggaaaatgaaaaaggcaaatcaaattaaaatgaaatcaacaaCTTTCCAATATATTTTCGGCATCTTCTGCTTGCCATCTAAAGTGATCACAATACACTTTTCACTCAATCGATTCGAGCTTCAATATAGCATCTAATCTATGACCTTATACCTCACAATTCTGATTTCAACCCAAGATTTCTCCAAATTTGTTAAATGATAATAGCACAATATACCCTAAAttgtaaaaacataaaaataaaaattgcacTTAGAGAAAGTTAACGGAAGATAATAGAATgtctataaattgtaaactttAGGAAACACAATGATCAATTttgctaaaaaaatttctcaatgatcaaattaaattttcgtGTAAAATTCAGCGAGAAAACAAAGTATTCAACCCTGTATCTTAATTTTCTGCGATATATAAGTGTACCACGTCCTTTGGGTAAATGCAACCTGCTACCAAACAGAAGGGGCCTGGATTATATTGATTATTTTCATACATATGGCATGGAAGGCTagctattttttgtttttgaaaaatacaaGGGACAAAGAGGATCCCTGCGGATCATTAAagcatataaattaaattttattctgAACAAAACACAACTAGGAAAGTTGGAGAACCAAATACAAGGATTATCAAATTGATGTCCAAGATTAGCTAGAGTATCATCTACCATGTCAGATTTATCCGTAAACATATTGAATAAGAACCgtcaaaattgatttttgttgtaaattcATAGGTTATGGATGCCCACTATAATGCCCTCCATAATAGCCATCATAAGTCCATTATAATTCCTCTCAATAATAACTATCATTGTAGGATTGTAACCTATATGCACTACAATTTATCATTTGTAATTATGCCTTTTAACCACCACTTATGGTTGATGAATGATGATGTATTTCCTATGCCTATAATTAATAGGCA
This window encodes:
- the LOC18789308 gene encoding protein SODIUM POTASSIUM ROOT DEFECTIVE 3, with the translated sequence MNIKNSSTSTKEKKDKKMMIMRGFMCQSPAATAVCMSRADARSVMVPRRSSTSSLNNNFDINFNRTHYTRSLLNSNKYYYSRLLTSPPPPHHVHDHGKISPLLIMPSTSKQVGADHHHDLLPLTHQQPMSSKTIEKRPSSHSDSVRPSSADDNVFQVVVMRVSIHCQGCAGKVKKHLSKMEGVTSFSIDLETKMVTVRGHVSPSAVMESISKVKKAELLPS